In the genome of Apodemus sylvaticus chromosome 2, mApoSyl1.1, whole genome shotgun sequence, one region contains:
- the LOC127678587 gene encoding zinc finger protein LOC728743 homolog, with protein MTELVSSRGGSPTGDGEEGLGDDQGLVIHHPAEEQSHRCPLCGQTFSQQPSLVRHQKAHVGAGRAAAFVCPECGKAFSVKHNLEVHQRTHTGERPFPCPECGRCFSLKQNLLTHQRIHSGEKPHQCAQCGRCFREPRFLLNHQRTHARMPTPHPRRPGVFGERRPYFCPRCGKSFAREGSLKTHQRSHGHGPDSQAAHLSSVL; from the coding sequence ATGACAGAGCTGGTGTCCTCCAGGGGAGGGTCCCCTACAGGGGACGGGGAGGAGGGTCTGGGGGACGATCAAGGCCTGGTTATCCACCACCCGGCGGAGGAACAGTCCCACCGCTGCCCATTGTGCGGGCAGACCTTCTCCCAGCAGCCCAGCCTGGTGCGGCACCAGAAGGCGCACGTGGGAGCTGGCCGCGCAGCCGCCTTCGTGTGTCCCGAGTGCGGCAAGGCCTTCAGCGTCAAACACAACCTGGAGGTGCACCAGCGCACGCACACCGGCGAGCGGCCCTTCCCCTGCCCCGAGTGCGGCCGCTGCTTTAGCCTCAAGCAGAATCTGCTCACGCACCAGCGCATCCACAGCGGCGAGAAGCCGCACCAGTGCGCGCAGTGCGGTCGCTGCTTCCGCGAGCCGCGCTTCCTGCTCAACCACCAGCGCACCCACGCGCGCATGCCCACGCCGCACCCGCGCCGTCCCGGTGTCTTCGGGGAGCGGCGACCCTACTTTTGCCCTCGCTGCGGCAAGAGCTTCGCGCGCGAGGGCTCGCTCAAGACCCACCAGCGCAGCCATGGCCATGGGCCTGATAGCCAAGCAGCCCATTTGAGCAGTGTGCTATGA